The following coding sequences lie in one Arachis hypogaea cultivar Tifrunner chromosome 9, arahy.Tifrunner.gnm2.J5K5, whole genome shotgun sequence genomic window:
- the LOC112709981 gene encoding GDSL esterase/lipase APG — protein MDMNSMKIAVIHVVLVVFASGYGEGEAQETPTTTTTLVPAVITFGDSVVDVGNNVNLNTLFKADYLPYGKDFGNHKPNGRFCNGKLATDVTAETLGFKNSAHPYLSPRASGKNLLRGVNFASAASGYDDNTAILHHAIPLSQQLNYYKEYQRKLARVVGSNKSASIINDALYILATGSGDFVHNYYINPKLNKTTFTPDKYSSYLVAAFETFIKDLYGLGARRIGVVSLPPLGCLPATRTLFSSHDHNINGGCVSSINHDAQTFNNKLNSSALYLQKQLPGLKIVVFDIFKPLYDLVQSPSKFGFVEARKGCCGRGSERIRVFLCNPKSTRTCSNATQYVFWDGVHPSEAANKILADSMLLQGISLVT, from the exons ATGGATATGAATAGTATGAAAATAGCAGTTATTCATGTTGTCCTTGTTGTGTTTGCAAGTGGGTATGGAGAAGGAGAAGCACAAGaaacaccaacaacaacaacaacattagTGCCAGCAGTGATAACATTTGGAGATTCAGTGGTGGATGTTGGAAATAATGTGAATCTCAACACTCTCTTCAAGGCTGATTACCTTCCTTATGGCAAAGATTTTGGTAACCACAAACCCAATGGCAGGTTTTGTAATGGCAAACTAGCTACTGATGTTACTG CTGAAACACTGGGATTTAAGAATTCTGCACATCCATACCTTAGTCCACGAGCATCAGGGAAGAATCTCCTTAGAGGAGTTAACTTTGCTTCAGCTGCTTCTGGTTATGATGACAACACTGCTATTTTGCAT CACGCTATCCCTTTGTCACAACAGTTAAATTATTACAAGGAATACCAAAGGAAACTGGCACGTGTAGTTGGAAGTAACAAATCAGCATCAATTATCAATGATGCTTTGTACATATTAGCTACTGGAAGtggtgattttgttcataattattACATCAATCCTAAGCTCAACAAAACCACCTTCACTCCTGATAAGTACTCCTCCTACCTTGTTGCTGCATTTGAAACCTTcattaag GATTTGTATGGATTAGGAGCGAGGAGAATTGGAGTGGTTTCACTCCCACCATTGGGTTGTCTACCTGCTACAAGAACTTTATTTAGTTCCCATGATCACAATATTAATGGCGGATGTGTCTCAAGCATCAATCATGATGCTCAAACATTCAACAACAAACTCAACTCATCTGCCTTATATCTTCAAAAACAACTTCCTGGTCTTAAGATTGTTGTCTTTGATATCTTCAAGCCTCTCTATGACCTTGTTCAGTCTCCATCAAAATTTG GTTTTGTGGAGGCAAGAAAAGGTTGCTGTGGTAGAGGGAGTGAAAGAATAAGAGTGTTCTTGTGCAATCCAAAATCAACAAGAACTTGCTCTAATGCAACTCAGTATGTGTTTTGGGATGGTGTTCATCCTTCAGAAGCTGCTAACAAAATTTTAGCTGATTCAATGCTTCTTCAAGGCATATCTCTTGTCACATAA
- the LOC112709980 gene encoding GDSL esterase/lipase APG translates to MKNFVVVFFIYYVLLILAYSGYAQDTTTLVPAIMTFGDSVVDVGNNDYLPTIFKANYPPYGRDFVNHQATGRFCNGKLATDITAETLGFKSYAPAYLSPEASGKNLLIGANFASAASGYDENAAILNHAIPLSQQLEYFKEYQSKLAQVAGSAKSASIIKDALYLLSAGSSDFVQNYYVNPWINKAFTPDQYSSYLLDSFTSFIKGLYGLGARRIGVTSLPPLGCLPAARTLFGFHENGCVSRLNTDAQGFNKKINSAASNLQKQLPGLKIVVFDIYKPLLDLVQSPAKSGFVEARRGCCGTGTVETTILLCNPKSPGTCPNATQYVFWDSVHPSQAANQVLADSLLLQGISLIS, encoded by the exons atgaagaacTTTGTTGTTGTGTTCTTTATTTATTATGTGTTGTTGATCTTGGCATATTCCGGATATGCGCAAGATACAACAACACTTGTTCCGGCAATCATGACGTTCGGAGACTCCGTCGTCGATGTCGGAAACAATGACTATCTCCCAACTATCTTTAAAGCAAATTACCCTCCTTATGGGAGGGACTTTGTTAATCACCAAGCTACAGGGAGGTTTTGTAATGGCAAACTAGCTACTGATATTACTG CTGAAACACTAGGATTCAAGAGCTATGCACCAGCATATCTGAGTCCAGAGGCATCAGGGAAGAACCTCTTAATTGGTGCAAACTTTGCTTCAGCTGCATCTGGTTATGATGAAAATGCTGCTATTTTGAAT CATGCAATTCCATTGTCACAACAATTAGAATATTTCAAGGAATATCAAAGCAAACTGGCACAGGTGGCTGGAAGTGCCAAATCAGCTTCAATAATCAAGGATGCATTGTATTTATTGAGTGCTGGAAGTAGTGATTTTGTACAAAATTACTATGTTAACCCTTGGATCAACAAGGCCTTCACTCCTGACCAATATTCATCTTACCTTCTGGATTCATTCACAAGCTTCATTAAG GGGTTGTATGGATTGGGAGCAAGGAGAATTGGAGTGACATCACTGCCACCATTGGGTTGTTTACCAGCAGCAAGAACTTTATTTGGTTTCCATGAGAATGGATGTGTGTCAAGACTCAACACAGATGCTCAAGGATTCAACAAGAAGATTAACTCAGCTGCTTCAAACCTTCAAAAACAACTTCCTGGCCTTAAGATTGTTGTCTTTGATATTTACAAGCCTCTACTTGACCTTGTTCAGTCCCCTGCAAAATCTG GTTTTGTGGAGGCAAGGAGAGGTTGCTGTGGAACAGGGACAGTGGAGACAACAATCCTGTTGTGCAATCCAAAATCACCAGGAACTTGTCCTAATGCAACCCAATATGTCTTTTGGGACAGTGTCCATCCTTCACAAGCTGCTAACCAAGTTCTTGCTGATTCTTTGCTTCTACAGGGCATTTCTCTTATCTCATAA